One window from the genome of Rhea pennata isolate bPtePen1 chromosome 16, bPtePen1.pri, whole genome shotgun sequence encodes:
- the TPX2 gene encoding targeting protein for Xklp2 isoform X3, giving the protein MRSRSVLRTETVQEKDSGDNVKMSHPESRYSFDVPNNCINFGSLSDDDVLNADAWFDRQANLENVPPADNLPRVLQNSPACSKLDSLLSSVTSQGVMSESHNAEDSKTEHAQANVVPPNIVGSLTSWRAAVPAQTSQRAGRRQATQQRKTQQNKHLAKVKAERNAVALVNNEEVPPLKKMKISNSREKLMEVSAKREPLQNPDQSPERGKSKLTMPTTPAMLKRTNLSGKLKSTEEQELEKMQQLQREVMELRKKNEESLKAAIAGAGQPVKRTIGQVTKPIDFHFCTEERVKKHVESQPGHEYKEVDFAAVLRKHPPSPVRVPKGPTVPKPFNLSQGNKRKLEETTPEYVSLAQQVEAFQKRTPSRYHLRSRKSDEGPVPGKPLKTRLTHPKTPVLQTKQRFRPATCKSAAELEAEEIEKIQQYKFRARELDPKILEGGPILPKKPPVKELTQPIGFELEIEKRIQERESKKQQEEEHFEFHSRPCPTKILEDVVGVPEKKALPVTVPRSPAFTLKSRTRLPAKDEEKEKEVVPVIKANPMPHYGVPFKPKMPEQRHVEVCPFSFDSRDRERLLQKEKKIEELQKEEVPKFKALPLPYFDHVNLPEKKVKNPTQPEPFNLQTDERGAARLQNWKQQLEEDLKRQKEAACFKARPNTVVHQEPFVPKKENKLLSVPEGFELATEKRAKERQEFEKRLANLEARREMLREQARRQEEEREKEEVAKLRQELVHKANPIRKYRSVEVQPSDQPLTMPKSPNFSDRFQC; this is encoded by the exons ATGAGGAGCCGCTCTGTCCTCAG GACTGAGACAGTGCAAGAGAAGGACTCTGGGGACAACGTGAAGATGTCTCACCCGGAATCTCGCTATTCCTTTGATGTCCCAAACAATTGCATCAACTTTGGGTCCCTCAGTGATGACGATGTGCTAAATGCAGATGCCTGGTTTG aTCGACAAGCCAATCTAGAGAATGTCCCACCTGCAGATAATCTGCCAAGAGTCTTGCAAAATAGCCCTGCTTGTTCAAAGCTTGATAGTCTACTATCTTCTGTCACCTCTCAAGGAGTAATGA GTGAAAGCCACAATGCAGAGGACAGTAAAACAGAACATGCACAGGCCAATGTGGTTCCTCCGAATATTGTTGGGTCTCtgacaagctggagagctgctgtTCCTGCACAGACCTCTCAAAG AGCTGGTAGAAGACAGGctacacagcagagaaaaacacagcaaaacaaacaccTGGCTAAAGTCAAAGCTGAGAGAAATGCTGTTGCCCTGGTTAATAATGAAGAGGTTccaccactgaaaaaaatgaaaat TTCtaacagcagagagaagctgaTGGAAGTATCTGCAAAGAGAGAGCCCTTGCAGAATCCTGACCAGTCCccagaaagagggaaaagcaaATTGACCATGCCCACGACGCCAGCAATGTTGAA GAGGACAAATCTTTCTGGCAAGCTGAAGAGTacagaggagcaggagctggaaaAGATGCAGCAATTGCAGCGGGAGGTTATGGAGCTGCGGAAGAAGAATGAGGAGTCTTTGAAAGCAGCTATTGCTGGAGCAG GACAACCTGTGAAGAGAACTATTGGTCAAGTAACAAAGCCAATCGACTTTCACTTCTGCACGGAGGAGAGGGTAAAAAAACATGTGGAAAGCCAGCCTGGGCATGAATACAAGGAGGTCGATTTTGCAGCAGTACTGAGGAAGCATCCTCCTTCTCCG GTTCGAGTGCCAAAGGGGCCCACTGTCCCCAAGCCTTTCAACCTCTCCcagggaaacaaaagaaaacttgaagaaaCTACACCAGAGTATGTGTCCCTTGCTCAGCAGGTTGAAGCATTCCAAAAACGCACACCCTCTCGTTACCATTTGAGGAGCAGGAAATCTGATGAAG GCCCAGTTCCAGGAAAGCCACTGAAGACTCGGCTTACGCACCCTAAAACACCTGTgcttcaaacaaagcagcgctTCAGACCTGCAACTTGCAAAAGTGCAGCAGAGTTGGAAGCTGAGGAAATAGAGAAAATTCAGCA GTACAAATTCAGAGCAAGGGAGCTTGATCCCAAAATCTTAGAGGGTGGACCAATCCTACCTAAGAAACCCCCTGTGAAGGAACTTACACAGCCCATTGGCTTTGAgcttgaaatagaaaaaaggaTTCAGGAGCGTGAGAGtaagaagcagcaggaggaagagcatTTTGAGTTTCATTCACGGCCATGTCCAACTAAAatcttggaagatgttgtg GGTGTTCCAGAGAAGAAAGCACTTCCTGTTACAGTCCCCAGATCTCCAGCCTTTACCTTGAAAAGCAGAACACGATTGCCTGCCAAAGATGAAGAGAAG GAAAAGGAGGTGGTACCTGTGATCAAAGCTAACCCTATGCCGCACTATGGAGTGCCCTTCAAACCTAAAATGCCAGAGCAGCGGCATGTGGAAGTTTGCCCATTCTCTTTTGATTCTCGTGACAGAGAGCGGCTactacagaaagagaagaaaatagaagaattgCAAAAGGAAGAG gTGCCAAAGTTCAAGGCACTGCCTCTGCCTTACTTTGATCATGTCAACCTGCcagaaaaaaaggtcaaaaacCCAACTCAGCCAGAGCCCTTCAATCTGCAGACTGATGAACGGGGAGCTGCCAGGCTACAGAATTGGAAACAGCAG CTTGAAGAAGActtgaaaaggcagaaagaggcAGCGTGTTTTAAAGCTCGTCCCAACACAGTGGTGCACCAGGAGCCTTTTGTgcccaagaaagaaaataagctgcTATCAG TTCCTGAAGGCTTTGAGCTGGCAACAGAAAAAAGGGCTAAAGAGCGGCAGGAATTTGAAAAAAGATTGGCGAACCTGGAAGCCAGAAGGGAGATGCTTCGAGAACAGGCCAGACGGCAAGAAGAGGAGcgtgaaaaggaagaagttgcTAAACTAAGACAAGAACTG GTTCACAAGGCAAACCCAATCCGCAAATATCGCAGCGTAGAAGTACAACCCAGTGACCAGCCACTGACCATGCCGAAGTCTCCCAACTTCTCAGATAGATTCCAGTGCTGA
- the TPX2 gene encoding targeting protein for Xklp2 isoform X2, with protein MRSRSVLRTETVQEKDSGDNVKMSHPESRYSFDVPNNCINFGSLSDDDVLNADAWFDRQANLENVPPADNLPRVLQNSPACSKLDSLLSSVTSQGVMSESHNAEDSKTEHAQANVVPPNIVGSLTSWRAAVPAQTSQRAGRRQATQQRKTQQNKHLAKVKAERNAVALVNNEEVPPLKKMKIREKLMEVSAKREPLQNPDQSPERGKSKLTMPTTPAMLKRTNLSGKLKSTEEQELEKMQQLQREVMELRKKNEESLKAAIAGAGQPVKRTIGQVTKPIDFHFCTEERVKKHVESQPGHEYKEVDFAAVLRKHPPSPVRVPKGPTVPKPFNLSQGNKRKLEETTPEYVSLAQQVEAFQKRTPSRYHLRSRKSDEGPVPGKPLKTRLTHPKTPVLQTKQRFRPATCKSAAELEAEEIEKIQQYKFRARELDPKILEGGPILPKKPPVKELTQPIGFELEIEKRIQERESKKQQEEEHFEFHSRPCPTKILEDVVGVPEKKALPVTVPRSPAFTLKSRTRLPAKDEEKEKEVVPVIKANPMPHYGVPFKPKMPEQRHVEVCPFSFDSRDRERLLQKEKKIEELQKEEVPKFKALPLPYFDHVNLPEKKVKNPTQPEPFNLQTDERGAARLQNWKQQLEEDLKRQKEAACFKARPNTVVHQEPFVPKKENKLLSESLSGSIVPEGFELATEKRAKERQEFEKRLANLEARREMLREQARRQEEEREKEEVAKLRQELVHKANPIRKYRSVEVQPSDQPLTMPKSPNFSDRFQC; from the exons ATGAGGAGCCGCTCTGTCCTCAG GACTGAGACAGTGCAAGAGAAGGACTCTGGGGACAACGTGAAGATGTCTCACCCGGAATCTCGCTATTCCTTTGATGTCCCAAACAATTGCATCAACTTTGGGTCCCTCAGTGATGACGATGTGCTAAATGCAGATGCCTGGTTTG aTCGACAAGCCAATCTAGAGAATGTCCCACCTGCAGATAATCTGCCAAGAGTCTTGCAAAATAGCCCTGCTTGTTCAAAGCTTGATAGTCTACTATCTTCTGTCACCTCTCAAGGAGTAATGA GTGAAAGCCACAATGCAGAGGACAGTAAAACAGAACATGCACAGGCCAATGTGGTTCCTCCGAATATTGTTGGGTCTCtgacaagctggagagctgctgtTCCTGCACAGACCTCTCAAAG AGCTGGTAGAAGACAGGctacacagcagagaaaaacacagcaaaacaaacaccTGGCTAAAGTCAAAGCTGAGAGAAATGCTGTTGCCCTGGTTAATAATGAAGAGGTTccaccactgaaaaaaatgaaaat cagagagaagctgaTGGAAGTATCTGCAAAGAGAGAGCCCTTGCAGAATCCTGACCAGTCCccagaaagagggaaaagcaaATTGACCATGCCCACGACGCCAGCAATGTTGAA GAGGACAAATCTTTCTGGCAAGCTGAAGAGTacagaggagcaggagctggaaaAGATGCAGCAATTGCAGCGGGAGGTTATGGAGCTGCGGAAGAAGAATGAGGAGTCTTTGAAAGCAGCTATTGCTGGAGCAG GACAACCTGTGAAGAGAACTATTGGTCAAGTAACAAAGCCAATCGACTTTCACTTCTGCACGGAGGAGAGGGTAAAAAAACATGTGGAAAGCCAGCCTGGGCATGAATACAAGGAGGTCGATTTTGCAGCAGTACTGAGGAAGCATCCTCCTTCTCCG GTTCGAGTGCCAAAGGGGCCCACTGTCCCCAAGCCTTTCAACCTCTCCcagggaaacaaaagaaaacttgaagaaaCTACACCAGAGTATGTGTCCCTTGCTCAGCAGGTTGAAGCATTCCAAAAACGCACACCCTCTCGTTACCATTTGAGGAGCAGGAAATCTGATGAAG GCCCAGTTCCAGGAAAGCCACTGAAGACTCGGCTTACGCACCCTAAAACACCTGTgcttcaaacaaagcagcgctTCAGACCTGCAACTTGCAAAAGTGCAGCAGAGTTGGAAGCTGAGGAAATAGAGAAAATTCAGCA GTACAAATTCAGAGCAAGGGAGCTTGATCCCAAAATCTTAGAGGGTGGACCAATCCTACCTAAGAAACCCCCTGTGAAGGAACTTACACAGCCCATTGGCTTTGAgcttgaaatagaaaaaaggaTTCAGGAGCGTGAGAGtaagaagcagcaggaggaagagcatTTTGAGTTTCATTCACGGCCATGTCCAACTAAAatcttggaagatgttgtg GGTGTTCCAGAGAAGAAAGCACTTCCTGTTACAGTCCCCAGATCTCCAGCCTTTACCTTGAAAAGCAGAACACGATTGCCTGCCAAAGATGAAGAGAAG GAAAAGGAGGTGGTACCTGTGATCAAAGCTAACCCTATGCCGCACTATGGAGTGCCCTTCAAACCTAAAATGCCAGAGCAGCGGCATGTGGAAGTTTGCCCATTCTCTTTTGATTCTCGTGACAGAGAGCGGCTactacagaaagagaagaaaatagaagaattgCAAAAGGAAGAG gTGCCAAAGTTCAAGGCACTGCCTCTGCCTTACTTTGATCATGTCAACCTGCcagaaaaaaaggtcaaaaacCCAACTCAGCCAGAGCCCTTCAATCTGCAGACTGATGAACGGGGAGCTGCCAGGCTACAGAATTGGAAACAGCAG CTTGAAGAAGActtgaaaaggcagaaagaggcAGCGTGTTTTAAAGCTCGTCCCAACACAGTGGTGCACCAGGAGCCTTTTGTgcccaagaaagaaaataagctgcTATCAG AGAGCCTTTCTGGTTCCATAGTTCCTGAAGGCTTTGAGCTGGCAACAGAAAAAAGGGCTAAAGAGCGGCAGGAATTTGAAAAAAGATTGGCGAACCTGGAAGCCAGAAGGGAGATGCTTCGAGAACAGGCCAGACGGCAAGAAGAGGAGcgtgaaaaggaagaagttgcTAAACTAAGACAAGAACTG GTTCACAAGGCAAACCCAATCCGCAAATATCGCAGCGTAGAAGTACAACCCAGTGACCAGCCACTGACCATGCCGAAGTCTCCCAACTTCTCAGATAGATTCCAGTGCTGA
- the TPX2 gene encoding targeting protein for Xklp2 isoform X1 codes for MRSRSVLRTETVQEKDSGDNVKMSHPESRYSFDVPNNCINFGSLSDDDVLNADAWFDRQANLENVPPADNLPRVLQNSPACSKLDSLLSSVTSQGVMSESHNAEDSKTEHAQANVVPPNIVGSLTSWRAAVPAQTSQRAGRRQATQQRKTQQNKHLAKVKAERNAVALVNNEEVPPLKKMKISNSREKLMEVSAKREPLQNPDQSPERGKSKLTMPTTPAMLKRTNLSGKLKSTEEQELEKMQQLQREVMELRKKNEESLKAAIAGAGQPVKRTIGQVTKPIDFHFCTEERVKKHVESQPGHEYKEVDFAAVLRKHPPSPVRVPKGPTVPKPFNLSQGNKRKLEETTPEYVSLAQQVEAFQKRTPSRYHLRSRKSDEGPVPGKPLKTRLTHPKTPVLQTKQRFRPATCKSAAELEAEEIEKIQQYKFRARELDPKILEGGPILPKKPPVKELTQPIGFELEIEKRIQERESKKQQEEEHFEFHSRPCPTKILEDVVGVPEKKALPVTVPRSPAFTLKSRTRLPAKDEEKEKEVVPVIKANPMPHYGVPFKPKMPEQRHVEVCPFSFDSRDRERLLQKEKKIEELQKEEVPKFKALPLPYFDHVNLPEKKVKNPTQPEPFNLQTDERGAARLQNWKQQLEEDLKRQKEAACFKARPNTVVHQEPFVPKKENKLLSESLSGSIVPEGFELATEKRAKERQEFEKRLANLEARREMLREQARRQEEEREKEEVAKLRQELVHKANPIRKYRSVEVQPSDQPLTMPKSPNFSDRFQC; via the exons ATGAGGAGCCGCTCTGTCCTCAG GACTGAGACAGTGCAAGAGAAGGACTCTGGGGACAACGTGAAGATGTCTCACCCGGAATCTCGCTATTCCTTTGATGTCCCAAACAATTGCATCAACTTTGGGTCCCTCAGTGATGACGATGTGCTAAATGCAGATGCCTGGTTTG aTCGACAAGCCAATCTAGAGAATGTCCCACCTGCAGATAATCTGCCAAGAGTCTTGCAAAATAGCCCTGCTTGTTCAAAGCTTGATAGTCTACTATCTTCTGTCACCTCTCAAGGAGTAATGA GTGAAAGCCACAATGCAGAGGACAGTAAAACAGAACATGCACAGGCCAATGTGGTTCCTCCGAATATTGTTGGGTCTCtgacaagctggagagctgctgtTCCTGCACAGACCTCTCAAAG AGCTGGTAGAAGACAGGctacacagcagagaaaaacacagcaaaacaaacaccTGGCTAAAGTCAAAGCTGAGAGAAATGCTGTTGCCCTGGTTAATAATGAAGAGGTTccaccactgaaaaaaatgaaaat TTCtaacagcagagagaagctgaTGGAAGTATCTGCAAAGAGAGAGCCCTTGCAGAATCCTGACCAGTCCccagaaagagggaaaagcaaATTGACCATGCCCACGACGCCAGCAATGTTGAA GAGGACAAATCTTTCTGGCAAGCTGAAGAGTacagaggagcaggagctggaaaAGATGCAGCAATTGCAGCGGGAGGTTATGGAGCTGCGGAAGAAGAATGAGGAGTCTTTGAAAGCAGCTATTGCTGGAGCAG GACAACCTGTGAAGAGAACTATTGGTCAAGTAACAAAGCCAATCGACTTTCACTTCTGCACGGAGGAGAGGGTAAAAAAACATGTGGAAAGCCAGCCTGGGCATGAATACAAGGAGGTCGATTTTGCAGCAGTACTGAGGAAGCATCCTCCTTCTCCG GTTCGAGTGCCAAAGGGGCCCACTGTCCCCAAGCCTTTCAACCTCTCCcagggaaacaaaagaaaacttgaagaaaCTACACCAGAGTATGTGTCCCTTGCTCAGCAGGTTGAAGCATTCCAAAAACGCACACCCTCTCGTTACCATTTGAGGAGCAGGAAATCTGATGAAG GCCCAGTTCCAGGAAAGCCACTGAAGACTCGGCTTACGCACCCTAAAACACCTGTgcttcaaacaaagcagcgctTCAGACCTGCAACTTGCAAAAGTGCAGCAGAGTTGGAAGCTGAGGAAATAGAGAAAATTCAGCA GTACAAATTCAGAGCAAGGGAGCTTGATCCCAAAATCTTAGAGGGTGGACCAATCCTACCTAAGAAACCCCCTGTGAAGGAACTTACACAGCCCATTGGCTTTGAgcttgaaatagaaaaaaggaTTCAGGAGCGTGAGAGtaagaagcagcaggaggaagagcatTTTGAGTTTCATTCACGGCCATGTCCAACTAAAatcttggaagatgttgtg GGTGTTCCAGAGAAGAAAGCACTTCCTGTTACAGTCCCCAGATCTCCAGCCTTTACCTTGAAAAGCAGAACACGATTGCCTGCCAAAGATGAAGAGAAG GAAAAGGAGGTGGTACCTGTGATCAAAGCTAACCCTATGCCGCACTATGGAGTGCCCTTCAAACCTAAAATGCCAGAGCAGCGGCATGTGGAAGTTTGCCCATTCTCTTTTGATTCTCGTGACAGAGAGCGGCTactacagaaagagaagaaaatagaagaattgCAAAAGGAAGAG gTGCCAAAGTTCAAGGCACTGCCTCTGCCTTACTTTGATCATGTCAACCTGCcagaaaaaaaggtcaaaaacCCAACTCAGCCAGAGCCCTTCAATCTGCAGACTGATGAACGGGGAGCTGCCAGGCTACAGAATTGGAAACAGCAG CTTGAAGAAGActtgaaaaggcagaaagaggcAGCGTGTTTTAAAGCTCGTCCCAACACAGTGGTGCACCAGGAGCCTTTTGTgcccaagaaagaaaataagctgcTATCAG AGAGCCTTTCTGGTTCCATAGTTCCTGAAGGCTTTGAGCTGGCAACAGAAAAAAGGGCTAAAGAGCGGCAGGAATTTGAAAAAAGATTGGCGAACCTGGAAGCCAGAAGGGAGATGCTTCGAGAACAGGCCAGACGGCAAGAAGAGGAGcgtgaaaaggaagaagttgcTAAACTAAGACAAGAACTG GTTCACAAGGCAAACCCAATCCGCAAATATCGCAGCGTAGAAGTACAACCCAGTGACCAGCCACTGACCATGCCGAAGTCTCCCAACTTCTCAGATAGATTCCAGTGCTGA
- the TPX2 gene encoding targeting protein for Xklp2 isoform X4, translated as MSHPESRYSFDVPNNCINFGSLSDDDVLNADAWFDRQANLENVPPADNLPRVLQNSPACSKLDSLLSSVTSQGVMSESHNAEDSKTEHAQANVVPPNIVGSLTSWRAAVPAQTSQRAGRRQATQQRKTQQNKHLAKVKAERNAVALVNNEEVPPLKKMKISNSREKLMEVSAKREPLQNPDQSPERGKSKLTMPTTPAMLKRTNLSGKLKSTEEQELEKMQQLQREVMELRKKNEESLKAAIAGAGQPVKRTIGQVTKPIDFHFCTEERVKKHVESQPGHEYKEVDFAAVLRKHPPSPVRVPKGPTVPKPFNLSQGNKRKLEETTPEYVSLAQQVEAFQKRTPSRYHLRSRKSDEGPVPGKPLKTRLTHPKTPVLQTKQRFRPATCKSAAELEAEEIEKIQQYKFRARELDPKILEGGPILPKKPPVKELTQPIGFELEIEKRIQERESKKQQEEEHFEFHSRPCPTKILEDVVGVPEKKALPVTVPRSPAFTLKSRTRLPAKDEEKEKEVVPVIKANPMPHYGVPFKPKMPEQRHVEVCPFSFDSRDRERLLQKEKKIEELQKEEVPKFKALPLPYFDHVNLPEKKVKNPTQPEPFNLQTDERGAARLQNWKQQLEEDLKRQKEAACFKARPNTVVHQEPFVPKKENKLLSESLSGSIVPEGFELATEKRAKERQEFEKRLANLEARREMLREQARRQEEEREKEEVAKLRQELVHKANPIRKYRSVEVQPSDQPLTMPKSPNFSDRFQC; from the exons ATGTCTCACCCGGAATCTCGCTATTCCTTTGATGTCCCAAACAATTGCATCAACTTTGGGTCCCTCAGTGATGACGATGTGCTAAATGCAGATGCCTGGTTTG aTCGACAAGCCAATCTAGAGAATGTCCCACCTGCAGATAATCTGCCAAGAGTCTTGCAAAATAGCCCTGCTTGTTCAAAGCTTGATAGTCTACTATCTTCTGTCACCTCTCAAGGAGTAATGA GTGAAAGCCACAATGCAGAGGACAGTAAAACAGAACATGCACAGGCCAATGTGGTTCCTCCGAATATTGTTGGGTCTCtgacaagctggagagctgctgtTCCTGCACAGACCTCTCAAAG AGCTGGTAGAAGACAGGctacacagcagagaaaaacacagcaaaacaaacaccTGGCTAAAGTCAAAGCTGAGAGAAATGCTGTTGCCCTGGTTAATAATGAAGAGGTTccaccactgaaaaaaatgaaaat TTCtaacagcagagagaagctgaTGGAAGTATCTGCAAAGAGAGAGCCCTTGCAGAATCCTGACCAGTCCccagaaagagggaaaagcaaATTGACCATGCCCACGACGCCAGCAATGTTGAA GAGGACAAATCTTTCTGGCAAGCTGAAGAGTacagaggagcaggagctggaaaAGATGCAGCAATTGCAGCGGGAGGTTATGGAGCTGCGGAAGAAGAATGAGGAGTCTTTGAAAGCAGCTATTGCTGGAGCAG GACAACCTGTGAAGAGAACTATTGGTCAAGTAACAAAGCCAATCGACTTTCACTTCTGCACGGAGGAGAGGGTAAAAAAACATGTGGAAAGCCAGCCTGGGCATGAATACAAGGAGGTCGATTTTGCAGCAGTACTGAGGAAGCATCCTCCTTCTCCG GTTCGAGTGCCAAAGGGGCCCACTGTCCCCAAGCCTTTCAACCTCTCCcagggaaacaaaagaaaacttgaagaaaCTACACCAGAGTATGTGTCCCTTGCTCAGCAGGTTGAAGCATTCCAAAAACGCACACCCTCTCGTTACCATTTGAGGAGCAGGAAATCTGATGAAG GCCCAGTTCCAGGAAAGCCACTGAAGACTCGGCTTACGCACCCTAAAACACCTGTgcttcaaacaaagcagcgctTCAGACCTGCAACTTGCAAAAGTGCAGCAGAGTTGGAAGCTGAGGAAATAGAGAAAATTCAGCA GTACAAATTCAGAGCAAGGGAGCTTGATCCCAAAATCTTAGAGGGTGGACCAATCCTACCTAAGAAACCCCCTGTGAAGGAACTTACACAGCCCATTGGCTTTGAgcttgaaatagaaaaaaggaTTCAGGAGCGTGAGAGtaagaagcagcaggaggaagagcatTTTGAGTTTCATTCACGGCCATGTCCAACTAAAatcttggaagatgttgtg GGTGTTCCAGAGAAGAAAGCACTTCCTGTTACAGTCCCCAGATCTCCAGCCTTTACCTTGAAAAGCAGAACACGATTGCCTGCCAAAGATGAAGAGAAG GAAAAGGAGGTGGTACCTGTGATCAAAGCTAACCCTATGCCGCACTATGGAGTGCCCTTCAAACCTAAAATGCCAGAGCAGCGGCATGTGGAAGTTTGCCCATTCTCTTTTGATTCTCGTGACAGAGAGCGGCTactacagaaagagaagaaaatagaagaattgCAAAAGGAAGAG gTGCCAAAGTTCAAGGCACTGCCTCTGCCTTACTTTGATCATGTCAACCTGCcagaaaaaaaggtcaaaaacCCAACTCAGCCAGAGCCCTTCAATCTGCAGACTGATGAACGGGGAGCTGCCAGGCTACAGAATTGGAAACAGCAG CTTGAAGAAGActtgaaaaggcagaaagaggcAGCGTGTTTTAAAGCTCGTCCCAACACAGTGGTGCACCAGGAGCCTTTTGTgcccaagaaagaaaataagctgcTATCAG AGAGCCTTTCTGGTTCCATAGTTCCTGAAGGCTTTGAGCTGGCAACAGAAAAAAGGGCTAAAGAGCGGCAGGAATTTGAAAAAAGATTGGCGAACCTGGAAGCCAGAAGGGAGATGCTTCGAGAACAGGCCAGACGGCAAGAAGAGGAGcgtgaaaaggaagaagttgcTAAACTAAGACAAGAACTG GTTCACAAGGCAAACCCAATCCGCAAATATCGCAGCGTAGAAGTACAACCCAGTGACCAGCCACTGACCATGCCGAAGTCTCCCAACTTCTCAGATAGATTCCAGTGCTGA